The nucleotide sequence GCAAAGCAACTTGACAATGTCGCGAGTTCGGCTAAAAATGCCCCAACAACATTATCGAAATCGGCTGATGATATTCGCTTCTCTCAAAACTCGGTGTCGTTCAATAAGGTGGACCGAGTTACGGGCAAACCGTTCACTTACAACGACCTTGTCGAGAGTATGCGAACGAAGGGATGGCAAGGTGATCCAGTCGATGTTGTTCGCATGCCAGACGGTCGTTTGACAAGCATGGACAACACCCGTATTCGTGCGGCACGTGAAGCCGGAATTGAAGTGAAGATGCAGGAAAGAGCATTCGATGCTCCTCTGACGCTAGCCGAAGTAGAGAGATTCTCACATTCTGGTAACGTGCCTTCGACGTGGGGAGAAGCGATCCAAATACGCATTGGTCGTCAGTCTGGCGGATTTGGTAGTAAGACCCCCTATGGCAGCAACACGCTGCCACGCCCAACTGGAATGCCGGAGTAAATGATGCCTGAATTCTATTTGTTTGATGACTACCCACGTTTCATAGGATTCCGGTTCCCAGCGAGCTATCTGCAGTTGGTGCGAGATGGATTACCTGACATTGAACCATGGGGATGGCTCGCACCTTACAAGAGGAACTCGATTTTTTGGGCGGACACGTTGAAGGAGCAATTCCCGAATCGTGAACTTGTACCCTTTGCCAAAGACGGAGGATCGGATGATGTGGCATGCTTCGATGGTGCCGACACATCAGGTGACCCGAGAGTGCTTTACATCCACAGTTTTTGCTCTCCGGGTTTTGAGAGTCGAGGGGTAGCAAAAAACTTCACTGAGTGGCTAGAGCAAATCGAG is from Bremerella cremea and encodes:
- a CDS encoding SMI1/KNR4 family protein, which produces MMPEFYLFDDYPRFIGFRFPASYLQLVRDGLPDIEPWGWLAPYKRNSIFWADTLKEQFPNRELVPFAKDGGSDDVACFDGADTSGDPRVLYIHSFCSPGFESRGVAKNFTEWLEQIEKIAKEFKATENE